In a single window of the Motilibacter peucedani genome:
- a CDS encoding GNAT family N-acetyltransferase has product MQTAPHPLLVEAAGLDDPAVAGLVRAAEDELRERYPEDDDLGPQVVALRWLLARRGDDPVGVVAVCPAGPGAGELKRMYVAAGARRTGVARALLVAAEDAARELGLRVLRLETGTRQPEAMALYEACGYDPIEGFGYWAGHPLSRCYEKSL; this is encoded by the coding sequence GTGCAGACCGCTCCCCACCCCCTGCTCGTCGAGGCGGCCGGGCTAGACGATCCCGCCGTGGCCGGGCTCGTGCGCGCCGCCGAGGACGAGCTGCGCGAGCGCTACCCCGAGGACGACGACCTCGGTCCGCAGGTCGTGGCCCTGCGCTGGCTGCTGGCCCGCCGAGGCGACGACCCCGTCGGCGTCGTCGCGGTCTGCCCCGCCGGACCGGGCGCCGGCGAGCTCAAGCGGATGTACGTCGCGGCGGGCGCCCGGCGCACCGGCGTCGCGCGAGCGCTGCTCGTGGCGGCCGAGGACGCGGCCCGCGAGCTCGGGCTGAGGGTCCTGCGCCTCGAGACCGGCACGCGGCAGCCGGAGGCGATGGCGCTCTACGAGGCGTGCGGCTACGACCCGATCGAGGGGTTCGGCTACTGGGCCGGGCACCCACTCTCGCGCTGCTACGAGAAGTCGTTGTGA
- a CDS encoding PPOX class F420-dependent oxidoreductase — protein MRLLERSALEFVAERHLATLTTMRADGTPHVVPVGFTVSGGVARVITSGTSTKARNAARGGRAVLCSVDGARWLTLEGTVRVLRDPESVAAAVAAYGQRYRQPRENPERVVVEIAVDRVLGSPGLTAARPAPDAPPGAAGAPAAPGPES, from the coding sequence GTGAGGCTGCTCGAGCGCTCGGCGCTGGAGTTCGTCGCCGAGCGCCACCTCGCCACGCTCACGACGATGCGCGCGGACGGCACGCCCCACGTCGTACCCGTCGGCTTCACGGTCTCGGGCGGCGTCGCCCGCGTCATCACCAGCGGCACGAGCACCAAGGCGCGCAACGCCGCCCGCGGCGGACGCGCGGTGCTCTGCTCGGTCGACGGCGCGCGCTGGCTCACGCTCGAGGGAACCGTACGCGTGCTGCGCGACCCCGAGTCAGTGGCCGCCGCGGTCGCGGCGTACGGCCAGCGCTACCGGCAGCCGCGCGAGAACCCGGAGCGGGTGGTCGTCGAGATCGCCGTCGACCGGGTGCTCGGCTCGCCCGGGCTCACCGCTGCTCGGCCTGCTCCTGACGCTCCTCCG